Below is a window of Elusimicrobiota bacterium DNA.
ATTAGTTTGAAATTTTTTAAATTCGGCAAATTACTCCCAAAGAAAATAATAACAAACGTTAAAAAACAGAAAATAAATAGAAACAGGTCTTTTATCAAAGCTAGACGCACATAGTTGACCTTTTTTAACACCATTTCTTTCCCGTAAGCCAGCATGAATAACAAAAGCCCGAGAGATATGATAAGCCCGCTGGCAAAACCAACACCATGGCTTTTGCGTGCAAAAACAAAAATATAAAATCCCAAAAGAAATATCAGCCCCAAAGTTAACCGCGTGATTACCTTAACAAAAATCGTCATTCCGCTCACTTTTTTCTCCTTGTTTTATCCGTTATTGATTTAATTCCGATTGTAACAGCAAACAAAACCAGGATTCCTGCTAATGAATCGTAACCTCTGAAAAATATGGAAATTGAAGAAACCATATTTGTTGAATTGGTTCTTGAAAAACTTTCTTCAAGGTAATAGATTGCGGTTTTCATGATAGGCGAGCCAAACTCAGGAATCATGCTGATAGCTTCATAGCCTAAAATCAAAAAGAAACAAACAAAAATAAATATTGTTGTCGTAAACAATATATCTGTCCCTTTGCGTTCCACATGGCTTGTTTCAACCGTTGCTTTAACAAGAAAAGTAAGAGTAACGACCTCAACAATCAAAAGAACCATTGCAAGGTCCGGAGATTTAAGCAAAAGAAAGGACAGCGATAATCCGAGGCCCAGCGCGCCCACGGCTATAACTGAAGAAATCATATCCTTAAGTTCAATTGCGATAATAGCTGTTATGATTAAAAAAATAATTAAAAGTTGTATGGATAACATTTTAAAACAAACTCCCGCCCATATATGCCAGTGCAATTCCGACTAAACCGACTAGAAATAACAAAAGATAAAACTGCAGGCTTCCCATATGAAAGGATGAAAGTATTTTCCCGGATTTCAGCGTAAGCTTAGTGCCTACATGATATATATCAAAGAATTTATTTTCAGACCATAAAAACATTTTCTTAAAAAAATTCATTTCAGAAATACTCTTATAAAACTCTGTTCCCGAATACCTTGCTTCAAGAGGCAGTTCTTCTCCTCCTACAAAAGGCGAGTCTTTTCTAAACTTGATATTTCCTATCAAATAAATGATGAAACCTAGAAGCAGGC
It encodes the following:
- a CDS encoding DUF4040 domain-containing protein is translated as MLSIQLLIIFLIITAIIAIELKDMISSVIAVGALGLGLSLSFLLLKSPDLAMVLLIVEVVTLTFLVKATVETSHVERKGTDILFTTTIFIFVCFFLILGYEAISMIPEFGSPIMKTAIYYLEESFSRTNSTNMVSSISIFFRGYDSLAGILVLFAVTIGIKSITDKTRRKK